TCTTATTTTTATAGTTTTATATCTATACTTATTTCAAACAGGACGCAAAGTAAGCACTTTTATCCGTATAAAACAAGGATTTCTTAAAATAATTCACTTCCAGACACCAATTTTTCCTTATTTGAGCAAATCACGAAGAATTAATAGCGCATTATTGCCCGCTCTTTCAATATTCATGGCTCTTCCGCGGTTCGTTTCCTGCCTGTAAGTACGAATTTCATTTTTATAACCAGCAGCGATCCAGACAGTGCCTACCGGTTTCTCCGGTGTTCCACCTCCGGGACCGGCAATTCCTGAAGTTGCGACAGCGCAGTCGGTTTTCAGCGCTTTCATCGCTCCTTTTACCATTTCGATCACAGTCTGCTCACTGACAGCGCCATACACTTCCAGTGTTTCCGGTGAAACATGGAGCAGATTCATCTTCACTTCGTTAGAATATGCCACTATTCCTCCATTAAAGTATTCCGAACTTCCGGCAATGGACGTCAGACGTGCCGCAATACTTCCTCCGGTGCAACTTTCTGCGGTGGAAACGGTTAAATTCTTCTTTTTCAGCAGTTCGCCTACGATTACCTCCAGTGGGATATCTTCTTCGCTGAAAATATCATCGCCCAGTATCGCTTCCAGCTTAGCCTGCTCGTCGTTCAGTGCGCTTTCCACTTCTATCTTGTTCTGTCCCCGTCCGGTTAGTCGCAGGCGGATGATTCCAAGTTTGGGCAGATATGCCAATTTGATGCTTTCCGGCAAGGCTGTCTCCCACGGTTCCAGCTTTTCAGCGAGTATGGATTCGGGGTAATGTTGTACTAGAAAGGTCCGGTGCATGATTACATCCGTCTGAAACTTCTCACGTAGCTTGGGCAATACGGACTCAGTCATAACGGCAGTCATTTCCTGCGGAACACCCGGCATGGATACGAGTACTTTATTGTCTTTCTCAAACCAGCTGACAGAAGCGCTTCCTACCGGATTGTTGATGACCGTGCAATCTTTGGGAACCATTGCCTGACTCTTATTCAGCGCATTCATCGGTATTTTCCCGGCAAGCACCCGCTTTACGTTCTCAAATACTTCTTCGCTGAATATCAGTTCGGTATGGAAGTATTTACAGAGAGTTTGTTTGGTGATATCGTCTTTTGTGGGACCGAGTCCTCCGGTTACCAGAACGATATTCACCCTTTTCATCGCATTATCTACTGCTTCCATGATCTCTTCTTCCCGATCACGGATCGAAACAATGCGTAGAACTTCGATACCTATCTTATTTAATTCCTGCCCCATCCAGGCAGAATTTGTATCGACTACCTGCCCTATCAGCAGCTCGTCACCAATGGTAATAACTTCAGCAAACATCTTTTTCCTACGTTAGTTAATAGAATATGCTACCTATATTAATAAGGTATATACGCTATGTTAAGTCATTAGGTTTACTTCATTTTTTCGTTCCATATACGTGATCCATTCGGTTCATGTGCGTGAGCCGAATGGATCACGTATGTGAACTGGACGGCTTACGCACGTGGAACGAAGGAATGCTATAAACAAAGATTCTTAATGAATGTACTTCCCTAATAATGGTTGACTTGTTTATCTCTAATAGCTGCTATGTGTTGACTAGAAATATTACTAACCCTGGCAGCTGTTTACTTTATTATTTATTATTCCTGCCTCCGGTTTACTTATTTTTTTCTTATTCCTTTAACCGGTTGACTCTTCTCTTTGAAAGAAGAAAAAAGAAAGGAACTCACCCTTTTTCCTCTTTCTATCCCGCTAGCAGGG
This sequence is a window from Bacteroides thetaiotaomicron VPI-5482. Protein-coding genes within it:
- a CDS encoding competence/damage-inducible protein A codes for the protein MFAEVITIGDELLIGQVVDTNSAWMGQELNKIGIEVLRIVSIRDREEEIMEAVDNAMKRVNIVLVTGGLGPTKDDITKQTLCKYFHTELIFSEEVFENVKRVLAGKIPMNALNKSQAMVPKDCTVINNPVGSASVSWFEKDNKVLVSMPGVPQEMTAVMTESVLPKLREKFQTDVIMHRTFLVQHYPESILAEKLEPWETALPESIKLAYLPKLGIIRLRLTGRGQNKIEVESALNDEQAKLEAILGDDIFSEEDIPLEVIVGELLKKKNLTVSTAESCTGGSIAARLTSIAGSSEYFNGGIVAYSNEVKMNLLHVSPETLEVYGAVSEQTVIEMVKGAMKALKTDCAVATSGIAGPGGGTPEKPVGTVWIAAGYKNEIRTYRQETNRGRAMNIERAGNNALLILRDLLK